A genomic window from Pyricularia oryzae 70-15 chromosome 7, whole genome shotgun sequence includes:
- a CDS encoding mitochondrial GTPase 1, with protein MSSIKNAAASSLAKATSAAANAVTPAPAFVPRARFEVSSDITRSYFLGHHQAAVARMSKVLSNIGLIIECRDFRVPISSWNPILEHKLQSLGGHQAIPRIVVYTKRDLGPGRPRDLPIVDALRRFHGAESSSVDTPGGFVAREPAVDGGRERSRRGKADGGEIPSALFLGKGESNASGDRALMSAIRALAKSDASHSSHLLGLRAIVIGMPNAGKSSLLNRLRHRGVKANTKAASTGAQPGITRKLGTPVRILSNEADEDLPDRGVFVMDTPGVFVPYVGDPESMLKLALVNCVRDGLVNPVTLADYLLYHLNLRGQTKAYEWLCATPTNDVNVFLESAARRTGKLLPGGVPAIDAIAEYVISLYRRGELGKLVLDDVNDETLRRARIASLNPPTSLNQARKAEKERRSIASKERYRAGLKGS; from the coding sequence ATGTCCTCCATCAAAAACGCGGCCGCGTCGTCACTGGCCAAGGCGACCTCGGCGGCCGCCAACGCCGTGACCCCGGCCCCGGCGTTTGTGCCCCGCGCCCGCTTCGAAGTCTCTTCGGACATCACCCGCTCCTACTTCTTGGGCCATCACCAGGCCGCCGTGGCCCGCATGTCAAAGGTGCTCTCCAACATCGGCCTGATCATTGAGTGCCGCGACTTCCGCGTGCCCATCTCGTCCTGGAACCCCATTCTCGAGCACAAGCTCCAGTCGCTGGGTGGCCACCAGGCCATCCCCCGCATCGTTGTCTACACGAAGCGGGACCTGGGTCCCGGCAGGCCTCGGGACCTCCCCATCGTCGATGCCCTGCGCAGGTTTCACGGCGCCGAAAGCTCTTCCGTCGACACGCCGGGTGGCTTCGTTGCCAGGGAACCAGCAGTAGACGGGGGCAGGGAAAGAAGCCGGCGAGGCAAGGCTGACGGGGGCGAAATACCATCTGCGCTCTTCCTCGGCAAGGGCGAGAGCAACGCATCCGGCGACCGGGCGCTCATGTCTGCGATCCGCGCGCTGGCCAAGTCGGACGCCTCGCACTCTTCGCACCTGCTTGGCCTGCGCGCCATCGTCATAGGCATGCCCAACGCGGGCAAGTCATCACTACTCAATCGGCTGCGTCACCGGGGCGTCAAGGCCAACACCAAGGCGGCATCGACGGGCGCACAGCCGGGCATAACGCGGAAGCTTGGCACGCCGGTGCGGATCCTCTCCAACGAAGCGGACGAGGACCTCCCGGACCGGGGCGTGTTCGTCATGGACACGCCAGGTGTCTTCGTGCCCTACGTCGGGGACCCGGAGAGCATGCTCAAGCTGGCACTGGTCAACTGCGTGCGCGACGGGCTCGTCAACCCCGTGACCCTGGCCGACTACCTGTTGTACCACCTCAACCTGCGCGGCCAGACCAAGGCCTACGAGTGGCTGTGCGCCACGCCGACCAACGACGTCAACGTCTTTCTCGAGTCTGCCGCCCGCAGGACTGGCAAACTGCTGCCCGGCGGAGTGCCCGCCATCGACGCCATCGCCGAGTACGTCATTTCCCTGTACCGGAGGGGCGAGCTGGGAAAGCTCGTGCTGGACGACGTCAACGACGAGACCCTCAGGCGGGCCAGGATTGCGAGTCTCAACCCCCCTACCAGCTTAAATCAGGCTAGGAAGGCTGAGAAGGAGAGGAGGAGTATCGCAAGTAAGGAGCGGTACAGGGCTGGACTGAAGGGTAGTTAA